Below is a window of Williamwhitmania sp. DNA.
ATTTCGTTTCACCATTATCATTGGTAAACTTGACGAAACGGGCATCTTCAATACCATTCTTTTCATTTATCGCAACCGGAAAAATCACCCTTTCCGAGATGTTGGTGTCCAATGAAAATTGTATTTCGTAATGCGAGGAGGCCAGCCACATAATTTGGTTAATCAATATCTCCTTATCAGCAGCCAAATGAAGGCCACTTCGTACCTCTTCAACACATTTTCGGAGGTCTTCATAGGTAAAAGTATCGCTTAGCTTATCGAGTATCAATCCGGGAGGCATAATGGAATGAAAGTCCATCTCTTCCAACTTTACGGTAAACGATTTTTTATTGTATAAATGCCGCTGAATATTTTGAGCCTCCTCCAGCATTTTTCCAACCGGTTCAATGGTAAGATTGCTACTTATGTCTAAAATTCCGGTTCGGAATACGATTGACGAAATATGTCCCTCTCCGGTAGCCCTTAAGCTTATTATTACCCTTTTTTCACCCGGTATAATCCCCGACTGATCGGGATGTTCAACTATGGACGGATTAAAAAGGGCTGCGGAATCAACTGCATACTCCATGGTAAAGTAAGCACCAATGAGCAATTTCCGGTTATAATCGAGCGGGTCTGAATTGGTCTTTATCTGTGCAAACAAATGGGCAATATTGTTAAAATGCCTTTCAAAGATTGCTGTGACATTACGATGTCGCAATGAATAATCTCTCATTACCTGACTTAAGCTCAAATGTGCTTCATTCTCCGTTAGGCCCACTACCGATTGAATAATACCCATTGCTCTTTCGTCGGTTGTATATAAAAAACGCGCGATTACTCTGGATGAATCTGGAATAAACCTTATATTTTTCCTATTTACGGCAGCT
It encodes the following:
- a CDS encoding glycoside hydrolase family 130 protein yields the protein MQAAVNRKNIRFIPDSSRVIARFLYTTDERAMGIIQSVVGLTENEAHLSLSQVMRDYSLRHRNVTAIFERHFNNIAHLFAQIKTNSDPLDYNRKLLIGAYFTMEYAVDSAALFNPSIVEHPDQSGIIPGEKRVIISLRATGEGHISSIVFRTGILDISSNLTIEPVGKMLEEAQNIQRHLYNKKSFTVKLEEMDFHSIMPPGLILDKLSDTFTYEDLRKCVEEVRSGLHLAADKEILINQIMWLASSHYEIQFSLDTNISERVIFPVAINEKNGIEDARFVKFTNDNGETKYYATYTAYNGSTILPKLLDTSDFYHFKSLPVYGEIAQNKGMAMFPRKIGGKYAMLCRLDGFNNYIAFSDNINIWREAKLIQQPKFPWELVQIGNCGSPIETEEGWLVITHGVGPMREYAIGASLFDLQNPEVEIGRLSHPLLVANAEEREGYVPNVVYSCGSMIHNESLILPYAMSDYASTYATVNLRALLNELKNSEKA